A stretch of the Chlamydia pecorum E58 genome encodes the following:
- the nqrF gene encoding NADH:ubiquinone reductase (Na(+)-transporting) subunit F, producing the protein MAWLSNVTFILVSCIVFCLIGLVLSGVILLARKFFIKEHPCKLTINNNDALSKTVISGKSLLATLSDIGIAIPSPCGGKATCKQCKVRIVKNADAPLETDRGTFTKQQLQQGWRLSCQTKVQHDLGLEIEERYLHASTWEGTVVSNDNVATFIKELVVRIDPKTPIPYKPGGYLQITVPPYKTNSSDWKATMAPEYYSDWEHFHLFDTEIDYRQLAPASTNKAYSLASHPAEFPLIKFNVRIATPPIVEGRPQPEIPWGVCSSYIFSLKPGDVISVSGPYGESFMIDDDRPLVFLIGGAGSSFGRSHILDLLLEKHTKREISLWYGARSLKENIYQDEYEQLEKQFPNFHYHLVLSNPLPEDIAAGWDKNDPIKTNLLFQAFELGMLKQLENPEDYLYYVCGPPLHNSSILKLLENYGVERSSIILDDFGS; encoded by the coding sequence ATGGCTTGGCTCTCTAATGTTACCTTCATTCTTGTTTCCTGCATTGTTTTTTGTCTTATAGGTTTAGTCCTTTCTGGAGTTATTCTCCTCGCTAGAAAATTTTTTATTAAAGAGCATCCTTGCAAGCTCACTATTAACAACAATGACGCCCTATCTAAAACTGTAATTAGCGGGAAATCTCTCTTAGCAACCCTTTCGGATATTGGTATCGCGATCCCCTCTCCTTGCGGAGGAAAAGCAACCTGTAAACAGTGCAAGGTACGTATTGTTAAAAATGCCGATGCCCCCCTAGAAACTGACCGCGGGACCTTTACTAAGCAGCAGCTGCAACAAGGATGGCGTCTTTCCTGTCAAACCAAAGTACAGCATGATCTGGGCCTAGAGATAGAAGAACGTTATTTGCACGCCTCTACATGGGAAGGTACGGTAGTCTCCAATGATAACGTCGCAACATTCATAAAAGAGCTGGTCGTTCGTATAGATCCTAAGACCCCTATCCCATACAAACCTGGAGGCTACTTACAAATTACCGTACCTCCATACAAAACTAACTCTTCTGATTGGAAAGCAACCATGGCTCCTGAATACTATAGCGATTGGGAGCACTTTCACTTATTTGATACCGAGATTGATTATCGTCAGCTTGCTCCAGCGTCTACAAACAAGGCCTATTCATTAGCATCGCATCCTGCGGAGTTTCCCCTGATTAAATTTAATGTAAGAATTGCCACTCCTCCAATTGTTGAGGGCAGACCTCAACCAGAGATTCCTTGGGGTGTATGTTCTTCCTATATTTTCTCTCTAAAACCTGGAGATGTCATTTCAGTTTCAGGCCCTTATGGGGAATCCTTTATGATTGATGACGACCGACCTCTAGTATTTCTGATTGGTGGAGCGGGCTCATCATTTGGAAGAAGTCATATTCTCGATTTATTATTAGAAAAGCATACGAAAAGAGAGATCTCACTATGGTATGGGGCACGTTCTTTAAAAGAAAACATCTACCAAGATGAATATGAACAATTAGAAAAGCAATTTCCGAATTTCCATTATCATCTCGTGCTCTCTAACCCTCTTCCTGAAGATATTGCTGCAGGGTGGGATAAAAATGACCCCATAAAAACAAACTTATTATTTCAAGCATTTGAGCTTGGCATGCTTAAACAATTAGAAAATCCTGAAGACTATTTGTATTATGTATGTGGCCCACCACTGCACAATAGCAGTATTCTTAAACTTCTAGAGAACTATGGAGTAGAACGCTCCTCCATTATCTTAGATGATTTCGGAAGCTAG